One genomic window of Centroberyx gerrardi isolate f3 chromosome 15, fCenGer3.hap1.cur.20231027, whole genome shotgun sequence includes the following:
- the ppp3r1a gene encoding calcineurin subunit B type 1, giving the protein MGNEASYPLEMCSHFDADEIKRLGKRFKKLDLDNSGSLSVEEFMSLPELQQNPLVQRVIDIFDTDGNGEVDFKEFIEGVSQFSVKGDKEQKLRFAFRIYDMDKDGYISNGELFQVLKMMVGNNLKDTQLQQIVDKTIINADKDGDGRISFEEFCAVVGGLDIHKKMVVDV; this is encoded by the exons gGAAATGAAGCAAGTTACCCCCTGGAGATGTGCTCACATT tcGATGCTGATGAGATTAAGAGGCTAGGGAAGAGGTTTAAGAAACTCGACCTAGATAACTCGGGCTCCCTCAGCGTGGAGGAGTTCATGTCGCTGCCGGAGCTGCAACAGAACCCGCTGGTGCAGAGGGTCATCGACATATTCGACACGGACGGGAACGGAGAGGTGGACTTCAAAG agTTCATCGAGGGAGTCTCACAGTTCAGCGTCAAGGGGGACAAGGAACAGAAGCTTCGGT TCGCCTTCAGGATCTACGACATGGACAAGGACGGCTACATCTCCAACGGCGAGCTCTTCCAGGTGCTTAAGATGATGGTGGGCAACAACCTGAAGGACACGCAGCTCCAGCAGATCGTGGACAAGACCATCATCAACGCAGACAAGGACGGAGACGGCAGGATATCCTTCGAAGAGTTCTGCGCA gTGGTCGGCGGTCTCGATATACACAAAAAGATGGTGGTGGACGTGTGA